A window of the Helianthus annuus cultivar XRQ/B chromosome 4, HanXRQr2.0-SUNRISE, whole genome shotgun sequence genome harbors these coding sequences:
- the LOC118491247 gene encoding leucine-rich repeat extensin-like protein 3: MKMAKLLYAILLLLLVVAISESEATITIGPPTRLCERLSNTFSERICIIGSNCNARCLEERAVSGACRLRQGRLSCVCFFNCSNTPPPPPPVSPPAPPPASPPPPPPVSPPPPPPVSPPPPPPVSPPPPPPVSPPPPPPSSPPPPPPSSPPPPPPASPPPPPPPASPPPPPPLSPPPPASPPPPPPHSPPPPPPSSPPPPPPASPPPSPPASPPPPPPASPPRPPPVSPPPPPPSSPPPPPPSSPPPPPPRSPPPPPPASPPPPPPPASPPPPPPLSPPPPPASPPPPPPRSPPPPLASPPPPPPRSPPPPPPITPPPPPPASPPPPSPRSPPPPPLQSPPPPPPRSTPPSPGRSPPRSI, from the exons ATGAAAATGGCAAAACTTTTGTATGCCATCCTCCTCCTCCTTTTGGTTGTTGCTATCTCAG AAAGTGAAGCCACCATCACCATCGGACCTCCAACAAGACTATGTGAAAGGTTGAGTAACACATTTTCGGAGAGAATATGCATCATCGGAAGCAACTGTAACGCAAGGTGTTTAGAGGAAAGAGCGGTTAGTGGCGCTTGTCGCTTGCGTCAAGGGAGATTAAGTTGCGTTTGCTTCTTTAACTGTTCCAACACACCA CCCCCTCCTCCACCCGTATCACCACCCGCTCCTCCACCCGCCTCACCGCCCCCACCTCCACCTGTGTCACCGCCTCCTCCACCACCCGTCTCGCCGCCCCCACCTCCACCTGTGTCACCACCTCCTCCACCACCCGTCTCGCCGCCCCCACCTCCACCAAGCTCACCGCCTCCTCCACCACCAagctcaccaccaccacctccacccgcCTCGCCGCCCCCTCCACCACCACCTGCCTCACCGCCTCCTCCACCACcactatcaccaccaccacctgcctcaccgccccctcctccaccccactcaccaccaccaccaccaccaagctcaccgccaccacctccacccgcCTCGCCGCCCCCATCTCCACCCGCCTCGCCGCCCCCACCTCCACCTGCGTCCCCGCCTCGTCCACCACCTGTCTCGCCGCCCCCACCTCCACCAAGCTCACCGCCTCCTCCACCACCAAGCTCACCGCCTCCTCCTCCACCCCGTtcaccgccaccacctccacccgcCTCGCCGCCCCCTCCACCACCACCTGCCTCACCACCTCCTCCACCACCtctatcaccaccaccaccacctgcctcaccgccccctcctccaccccgctcaccaccaccaccacttgcCTCACCGCCCCCTCCTCCACCTCGttcaccgccgccaccacctcccatCACACCGCCCCCACCACCACCTGCCTCACCGCCCCCACCATCACCACGATCGCCGCCCCCACCACCACTACAATCGCCGCCCCCTCCACCACCACGATCGACGCCTCCATCACCAGGCCGCTCACCACCCCGCTCTATCTAG
- the LOC110934248 gene encoding pentatricopeptide repeat-containing protein PFL1605w-like: protein MPLVPKYKCLLGCQKRKKKKLEEDKRKADEVKQNHIHKFFSKQPQSSSSSVDANAGENDVNVNVDEANVGEDDVSLNVDEANVGEDDVNVNVNVDEANVGDDDVNVRMDKDEDDVNANVDEANVGKDDANANPNVDIFDPGTWDELNSNLINELVIKGPKGYLTIDKGPVDIF, encoded by the coding sequence ATGCCTCTGGTTCCCAAATATAAATGCCTACTCGGTTGTCAAAAACGTAAAAAGAAGAAGCTAGAGGAGGACAAAAGAAAGGCCGACGAAGTAAAACAAAACCACATACacaagtttttctcaaaacaaCCTCAAAGTTCTAGTTCTAGTGTAGATGCTAATGCGGGTGAAAATGATGTTAATGTTAATGTGGATGAAGCTAATGTAGGTGAAGATGACGTTAGTTTAAATGTGGATGAAGCTAATGTGGGCGAAGATGAtgttaatgttaatgttaatgtGGATGAAGCTAATGTGGGTGACGATGATGTTAATGTTCGTATGGATAAGGATGAAGATGATGTTAATGCTAATGTAGATGAAGCTAATGTTGGTAAAGATGATGCTAATGCAAATCCTAATGTTGATATTTTTGATCCTGGAACTTGGGATGAGCTTAATTCTAACTTGATTAATGAATTGGTTATAAAAGGTCCAAAAGGATATTTGACTATTGATAAGGGTCCCGTGGATATTTTCTAG